The segment ACAAATTGTTTGCCCACGCTTTGCATAAAAGAAAAACAATGCGCAAAGCTCTTTTCATTGAGATCATCAAAAAACAAACCACCGACACCACGCGTTTCATTACGATGGGGTAAGAAAAAATATTCATCACACCATTTTTTATATCTGCCATAATAATCAGGGTCAATTGCATCACAGGCCTGCTTGGCTTGTTCATGCCAGTGAATAACATCGTCTTCAAAAGGATAGTATGGGGTTAAATCAAAGCCACCACCAAACCACCAAATGGCGTCTGAGCCTTCTTTTTCAGCAATAAAAAAGCGCACATTGGCATGGGTTGTCGGAATGTAGGGATTATTGGGATGAATCACTAGAGAAACGCCCATCGCTTCAAAAGAGCGCCCTTCTAATTCTGGGCGTTTAGCCGTTGCCGAAGCAGGCATTGAATCACCGGTTACATGAGAAAAATTAACGCCTGCCTGTTCAAAGATAGCGCCACTTTCTAAAACACGCGTGCGCCCACCGCCACCGCCCTCACGTTGCCACTCTTCCTGAACAAAGTGCTTACTCTGATCGGCATTTTCCAATGCCTGACAAATATCATCTTGTAAAGACAGTAAAAATTGCTTTACTGCATTCGTATCCGGCTGACTCATTAATATCCCAATGTAGATTAATTTCTTTATAGCTCATAACCAACCTAATTTTAGATAGTTATCGCTTAATGTAAATAGTTATCTTTCTTATTTATATGTAAATAAGGGTGATGAGCAGCAAATTCAAATAAAATCTGCAATGCCATAACAAAAAAATGCCAGTTCGGCATAACCGAGACTGGCATTTTTAACAAAAATAATGATTGCTCAGCTTATTAAGCGAGCCGTATTATTATTGCTGTGGTGCAGGTGCTGCTGGAGCAACAGGTGCTGGCGCAGCGTATGGATTACCATAATATGGCTGCTGTGGCGCGTATTGCTGAGGTGCATAACCATAAGGTGCTGGTGCATACTGCTGAGGTGCATAGCCATAAGGCTGCTGATAGCCGCCGTATGGTTGTTGGTAGCCGCCGCCGTATGGTTGCTGATAACCATTACCATTACCATAACCACCACGATAATCATCATCGTCGTCCATCATGTCTTCCATTTCTTCCATCCAGTATCTTGGATCCCACTCATCGTAGGGATTACAGTTTGGAATTTTACCGTATGGGCCATAACATTCAGAATCGTTATTGTTACCCCAAAAAGCAGATGCATTTGAAGCAGCACCCAGGACAATTGCTGAAAAAACTGATATTGCGATTAACTTTTTCATTTTCTATACTCCCTACTCGGTTTTTTATTCTA is part of the sulfur-oxidizing endosymbiont of Gigantopelta aegis genome and harbors:
- the hemF gene encoding oxygen-dependent coproporphyrinogen oxidase, whose amino-acid sequence is MSQPDTNAVKQFLLSLQDDICQALENADQSKHFVQEEWQREGGGGGRTRVLESGAIFEQAGVNFSHVTGDSMPASATAKRPELEGRSFEAMGVSLVIHPNNPYIPTTHANVRFFIAEKEGSDAIWWFGGGFDLTPYYPFEDDVIHWHEQAKQACDAIDPDYYGRYKKWCDEYFFLPHRNETRGVGGLFFDDLNEKSFAHCFSFMQSVGKQFVPAYLPIVEKRQATPFGESEREFQLYRRGRYVEFNLVYDRGTLFGLQTGGRTESILMSLPPLVKWRYNWQPEKGSDEARLYDRYLKPQDWLGLE